One Ictalurus furcatus strain D&B chromosome 7, Billie_1.0, whole genome shotgun sequence genomic window, CACAGCCTACTGTCGAAGTCTTCTGGATCAGGTAGGCTTCTAAATTAGTCATTGCTGTAGAAAACCATTATATATGCTATATTTATAATGATACAAATGGTCTACTTGATGCCCAAACATGCTTTCTAATGAGGAAATACAGTCatatgaaaaagaaatacatcccatggaaattgttgttttttttgacatatttggacaagcaaacatttgatcatctttgaaacagtgcctattaataaagttgatatacttgaacaaatcCACAAGGAaagttagcatttttaataatttatttaacggAAATATCAATacatgtgatattcttctgtgaaaaaagtaagcacacccttggcctcagaatctagtattgccccctttagcagaaataacttcttgtaggcgttttgcataattgtccaccagtccctgacatcggcttgctggaattgttgaccactcttccatgcaatattctttcagttgcaagatgtttgattgttttcttgcatgtactgcttatttcaaatccccccacaatatTTCAATGAGATTCAAATCCAGGGTTTGTCTAGGCCATTAGATTACTccctatatttcttatttttgagcAATTACTTGCTGGATTTGCAAGTGTGcataggatcattatcctgttgaaaggtccactattgtttcaacttcaactttttaacttttcaacttttggacagatgtcctaatattatcttcaagcactctttgatatgatgcagaattcatagttgtatcaatgaatgcaagctgtccagtcactgaggcagtgaagcaaccccaaaccatgacaTTTCCAcaaccgtgcttcacagttggtatgaggtgcttctcatGAAAAGTTGTCTTGTCTTTATCCTGaaaaatatgtctgctgttactgtggtcaAACAActttatctttgattcatctctatatgctcattggcaaactgttggcttgcaaaggcttttttctgGCATGCCTTCAATGTAGATAAAATTTGTGCAaactctttctgattgtagaagtgtgcactttgacaccaacagtagcaagacttactagcagatcctgtgatgaaattttggggttcagACTAATagggtctgctcttgggctgaatttgctgggacggccagtcctggacaaattggcagttgtttgaaatctgcaccacttgtagatgattttctttacagtggaatgatgtatttcaaataaattttttaaatcctttgccagacccataggcatccacaaccttttttctgaaggctttACAGAGCTCTGGATCTTGGCCTGATGACACCGCAcatcaatagcaaagggaacaccagacactagatatgagaggggtagaaataagacaggttccacctgcactccctaagcaggttctaataaCTGGCACCAAATCTTGAACACCTGTTTCTAATTTTGTGGATTTGaagatgtgataaatgtaagggtgtacttactttttccatgtgactgttttttgttcatttaaattgtgaaaaatacTACAtcatgtcaattttatgtgtcctTTGATATACAGTAGTGTATCACTTTtgttaataggcactgtttgaaagaggatcaaatgttgtccaaatatgttttaaaaagccaaccatttccatggggtatacttattttttcacatgactataccccagtttaaaaaatctaaagaCCTACTAAAGAGTATTAGTTTTGGTTTTTACATTGTTGTGGTCTGGGTTTGGCACCCTGACCAGGGgtcccgcctcgtgccccaagttccctgggataggctccaggtttgccaagaccctgtgtagggtaagcagtacagaaaatggatggatggatggacaatgtTGTGGCCTTCAAAGACTTGCCTGCAACTAAATAATTGATGCAAGGTttcacacagaaatacacagtTTAGAAACCCTGTTATGCTTTTTAGAAAAATTTTATAACAGTATTTTATTGCTAAgtgggaaaagaaaagagaagaaaaacattttatgaagTAAAATGTACAGCATTAAAGTTGATTTcaacattttctaatttatttataagaGTTCCTACCAGAATTCCTAGGTAAATGATTACAAAATTattacagaattattattatggtaAACAAAGAATTGAGCTCCTAATTTTGTagtgaataaacaaaatatactgtCACTGCCACTAGATGTTAGAGCTATATGTTTTTCTCTTGCTTTTATACATCCAGGGCGTGTACACGTTTGTGTGTCCAGCTATAACAGATGACAACAATAAAAAGTGTGGGGCCGAGTGGAAGTACATGGAAGTGCGGAGAATTGCTTTACTGACTGAAGAAGAGCAGAGCCACTTTGAGGAGACAATGGCTGAACTGGCAGCAGCTAAGTACTGTGAATACAACCAAGTAAGTACTTGTAAAAGGAgctaatacataataatatcaTGCCTTCAATTGATATTGGTATGAAGTATGTAAGGCACTAAAGAGGTCACAGAGGTCAagggtaaattaaaaaaaaatagttatgaAGAGATGAAAACTTCCAAGGAGAACTGAAGCGAGAGATGGGAGTGAGAGTTTCTTTGAGAATATATAGAAAGTTAGTTTGGAGGAAAGGTGGAGTTTGGGGCATGGTCTTTTCCTCAAACTATTTCATAAATTCATTTTTAGAGCAGATACTTCACTTAAGTTTCACATTTATGTTTAATTCTTTACACCGTGCTTGGTAGATGATCAGAATTAATAAATTGAATTGATTAGGATGGATTAAGATTTATAAATGACAACATACTACATTTGAGAGGGATCTAGTGGTATTTTGAGCTATTTATAtctcattattaaataattataatgatctttcttttcttgtttaagTGCCCCAGTTGCAATTCATATGTTGAGAGGCAGGATTTGACCAACCTGTGTGTACTCTGCACCATCTGTTCAGCAGATAGTGGTAAGAGGTTTGAGTTCTGCTGGCAGTGTCTGAAGACCTGGAAAGGACCAGCACCTCGCTCCGACAAGTGTGACAACAGCGGCTGCATTAACGACAAACTTGAGAAACTGTTAAAATGTGAAGATATAATCCTTCCTCAGGTTCAAAACCTAAAATGCCCCTCATTGCGAGCTTGTCCTACATGTGGAAACCTGGTTGAGCATGACACATCAGGGTGTAAGAATATCATATGCAATATCTGCCATGTTGAATTCTGCTTTTCTTGCTTAAAGCTCACGGTTGATTGCCTAAAAACAAGCTCATACTTTCTACTTTGCTCAAATGGTGTAGCGCCTCGGCAAACATCCATTCCAACCTGGATAAAGTAGGTACCTGAAATCTTGCCATATTATAAACACCAAAGGCACAGCTTTCAGCCTCATTAAAAGTTTTCATGGCCATAACTTAGTATAAGTGTTTCAGTAGAATAATACAGCATATGATTAAAACTAAAGCACAGCTGTCTTGGCAATTGTCCTCAAGTTATATTGAAAAGCATATTgtgtttgtctttattgtttattagaTTCATAACAGCACATGTTTTTTCGTTCAATGTTGGTAGaaataatatttgatcatataAAGCATGTAATAAATGGAAAATTGTAGCTTTGATGCTTAAATACAATAGATACAAATAGTGAAAACCGTCTCTTTGTGTAGTTTTCTTGTGGtcattttaacttttatttcaaattatttcTAATAAGACATCTCAAGACCCTATCATtaaacagttacatttattagaAAGGGtttttgagttaaatgtttCTGATTAATTGAGGATAAATGAATCGGTTTATTAGTACGATTCAGTGGATATTAAAGgtatacacacccctgttaaacttgcaggtttttgtgatgtaaaaaatcaagataaatcatgtcagatcatATTCCACATTTAATGTGATAtcgcaaccaacaaaattcaagtgaaaaacaaatagaaatgtcttgggggaaaaagaaaatgaaaaaagtacaataacctggttgtatA contains:
- the si:ch211-212k18.15 gene encoding E3 ubiquitin-protein ligase RNF19B, whose protein sequence is MEQEKRHDPQDSTLTFVDRADEITLDDDPNTQRIEMSCGHAVTPESLTAYCRSLLDQGVYTFVCPAITDDNNKKCGAEWKYMEVRRIALLTEEEQSHFEETMAELAAAKYCEYNQCPSCNSYVERQDLTNLCVLCTICSADSGKRFEFCWQCLKTWKGPAPRSDKCDNSGCINDKLEKLLKCEDIILPQVQNLKCPSLRACPTCGNLVEHDTSGCKNIICNICHVEFCFSCLKLTVDCLKTSSYFLLCSNGVAPRQTSIPTWIK